From Pontibacter actiniarum, a single genomic window includes:
- a CDS encoding nucleotidyltransferase family protein — protein MTGLVLLAAGASTRLGEPKQQLPYQGQTLLQRAVRAAVESVCVPVVVVVGANAPSLLPYLSDSQVHTVQNQHWEEGMASSVRCGLEYLLRKAPTLSACVFMVCDQPYTTATVLDALVQAQQEGKIVASAYSGVLGTPVLFHKRFFRVLLALQGQQGARKIVQQYQQEVIAIPFAKGAVDIDTAADYTALLAPEV, from the coding sequence ATGACAGGGCTTGTTCTGTTGGCGGCAGGTGCTTCCACACGCTTAGGGGAGCCGAAGCAGCAGTTACCCTACCAGGGGCAAACGCTGCTACAGCGGGCTGTACGTGCCGCTGTAGAATCTGTGTGTGTGCCTGTGGTGGTTGTGGTGGGAGCCAATGCGCCGTCCCTGCTGCCTTACTTGAGCGACAGCCAGGTACACACGGTGCAGAACCAGCATTGGGAAGAAGGGATGGCCTCCTCTGTTCGCTGTGGGCTGGAGTACCTGCTCCGCAAAGCGCCCACCCTCTCGGCCTGTGTGTTTATGGTTTGTGACCAGCCGTATACGACTGCCACTGTGCTGGATGCACTGGTGCAGGCACAGCAGGAAGGCAAAATTGTGGCGAGCGCCTACAGCGGCGTGCTGGGGACACCTGTGCTGTTCCATAAAAGGTTTTTTCGGGTGCTGCTGGCGCTGCAAGGGCAGCAGGGCGCGCGTAAAATAGTGCAGCAATACCAGCAGGAGGTTATAGCCATTCCTTTTGCGAAAGGAGCCGTGGACATAGACACTGCAGCCGACTATACGGCTTTACTGGCACCGGAAGTATAA
- a CDS encoding LysR family transcriptional regulator, translating into MRNTFTVAAKKACALGYKNANICLINEKEESEQMEIQQIKNFLALAQELHFWKTAERIYITQSALSRQIKALEEELGVKLFERSKRSVKLTEAGAFLRDQWLPLLDEINRIHMQARKIHEGAFGTVRIGYPGSIIYSFMPDLISSIALSLPELKVELVEPTDISFEQLLLDYKMDMAFRRDPAENPALQSKCLYSEPFALVVPSDHHLTEQNFTGFNDLKNEKFILSDLTQNSVYTSNLRQIFEDYKFTPKVYIETDFGGMSLGLVSKGLGVTILPYSYSFSALPNVRFIPLHYSMNLFVVWRKNDNSPVLKNILHQVLEVANKYLVGSK; encoded by the coding sequence TTGCGTAACACATTTACTGTTGCTGCAAAGAAAGCATGTGCACTTGGGTATAAAAATGCTAATATTTGCTTAATTAATGAGAAAGAGGAATCAGAGCAAATGGAAATTCAACAAATAAAGAACTTTCTGGCACTGGCGCAGGAACTGCACTTTTGGAAAACGGCTGAGAGGATTTATATCACACAGTCAGCACTCAGCAGGCAGATTAAAGCATTGGAAGAGGAACTTGGCGTAAAGCTTTTCGAAAGAAGCAAACGTAGCGTGAAACTGACTGAAGCAGGTGCGTTTTTAAGAGACCAGTGGCTACCCCTGCTGGATGAGATAAACCGCATCCACATGCAGGCGAGAAAAATACATGAGGGAGCATTCGGCACTGTAAGAATCGGTTATCCTGGTTCTATAATCTACAGCTTCATGCCAGATTTAATTTCCAGCATCGCACTCTCTCTACCTGAGTTGAAGGTGGAGTTGGTCGAGCCGACTGACATCAGCTTTGAGCAGCTTTTACTTGACTATAAGATGGACATGGCATTCAGGCGTGACCCTGCTGAAAACCCTGCCTTACAGTCCAAGTGCCTTTACTCAGAACCTTTTGCGCTTGTCGTGCCATCAGACCATCACCTGACTGAGCAGAATTTTACAGGATTTAATGATTTAAAGAACGAAAAATTCATCCTGTCAGACCTGACTCAGAACTCTGTTTATACATCGAACCTCCGACAGATTTTTGAAGATTATAAGTTTACCCCTAAGGTCTACATTGAAACGGACTTTGGTGGAATGAGTCTCGGGCTGGTTTCAAAAGGGCTTGGCGTAACAATACTACCATATTCTTACTCATTTAGCGCACTACCCAACGTTCGTTTTATACCACTGCATTATAGTATGAACCTTTTCGTGGTGTGGCGAAAAAATGACAATAGCCCTGTATTGAAGAACATACTTCACCAAGTATTGGAAGTTGCCAATAAATATCTTGTGGGGAGTAAGTAA
- a CDS encoding XdhC family protein has translation MKELQDIVRAYDVAQQQGKQTALATVVHVAGSSYRRPGARMLVTEDGQLTGAISGGCLEGDALRKARLAMLQQKPLLVTYDTTDEDDATLGVGLGCNGIIQVLLEPLDTADAANPISFLKAFLGQRQAAVLVTLFSLERRTAAQPGTCLFIPESGEVKGACTDEELQKALLGDAEEVLLKQESLTKAYAATVGTLTGFVELLQPAVSLVVFGAGNDAVPLTQLASILGWQVTVVDGRANYARRERFPAAQRVLVAKPEEALAQLVPDQQTVCLLMTHNYNYDLAMLRQLLPLKLPYVGSLGPRKKLERMLRELKEEGAQVPEQALESVYGPTGLDIGAETPEEIALSIVAEIKAVLARKSGTFLRSKPGTIHPRAAQQVAAAREHTKYSGCSLSSL, from the coding sequence ATGAAAGAACTACAGGATATTGTGCGGGCGTATGATGTGGCGCAACAGCAGGGGAAGCAAACGGCACTGGCTACGGTGGTGCACGTAGCGGGCTCCTCCTACAGAAGGCCGGGAGCCCGCATGCTGGTAACGGAAGACGGGCAACTGACAGGAGCCATCAGTGGCGGTTGCCTAGAAGGAGATGCCCTGCGCAAGGCGCGGCTCGCGATGCTGCAGCAGAAGCCCCTGCTCGTCACCTACGACACAACAGACGAAGATGATGCCACACTGGGGGTGGGGCTGGGTTGCAACGGTATCATTCAGGTGCTTCTTGAGCCGCTTGACACAGCCGATGCAGCTAACCCCATCTCTTTCCTCAAAGCCTTTCTAGGGCAGCGGCAGGCCGCGGTGCTGGTAACGCTGTTTTCGCTGGAGCGCCGCACTGCTGCACAACCCGGCACCTGCCTGTTTATACCTGAGAGCGGAGAGGTAAAAGGTGCCTGCACCGACGAAGAGTTGCAGAAGGCGCTGCTGGGTGACGCGGAGGAGGTGCTGCTGAAGCAGGAGTCGCTGACCAAAGCGTATGCAGCCACAGTCGGCACCCTGACCGGCTTTGTGGAGCTGCTGCAGCCGGCTGTTTCTTTGGTTGTGTTTGGGGCCGGCAACGATGCTGTACCGCTCACGCAGTTAGCATCTATACTAGGGTGGCAGGTAACGGTGGTTGACGGGCGCGCCAACTACGCCAGGCGAGAGCGGTTTCCGGCGGCGCAACGTGTACTTGTCGCGAAGCCCGAGGAGGCGCTGGCGCAGCTTGTGCCAGACCAGCAAACCGTGTGTCTCCTCATGACGCATAACTACAACTATGATCTGGCGATGCTGCGCCAGTTGCTGCCCCTGAAACTTCCGTACGTGGGCAGCCTGGGCCCAAGGAAAAAGCTGGAGCGCATGCTCCGGGAGTTAAAGGAGGAGGGAGCACAGGTGCCGGAGCAGGCGCTGGAAAGCGTGTACGGCCCCACTGGGCTCGACATCGGGGCGGAAACACCCGAAGAAATCGCCCTCTCCATAGTGGCGGAAATCAAAGCTGTGCTCGCCAGAAAGTCCGGCACCTTCTTGCGGAGCAAGCCCGGCACCATACACCCGCGTGCTGCGCAGCAGGTGGCCGCTGCCCGGGAGCACACGAAGTACAGCGGCTGCTCTCTTTCAAGCCTATGA
- a CDS encoding organic hydroperoxide resistance protein, protein MKKLYTAVVTATGGRRGQVKSDDGVIDMKLSLPEGLGGQGGNTNPEQLFAAGYAACFQSALLVVAGKHHERLDPASTVAAHVDLNQKEDGGYALSVKLSVELKGVDKEKARQMVDEAHQICPYSIGTRGNVEVELEVV, encoded by the coding sequence ATGAAGAAACTGTATACAGCGGTGGTAACTGCAACCGGCGGCCGCAGAGGGCAGGTTAAGTCCGACGACGGCGTAATCGACATGAAGCTTAGCTTGCCGGAAGGCTTAGGCGGGCAAGGCGGCAACACAAACCCGGAACAGCTTTTTGCTGCAGGCTACGCTGCCTGCTTTCAGAGTGCCTTGCTGGTTGTAGCCGGCAAGCACCATGAGCGGCTCGACCCCGCCTCTACCGTAGCGGCCCATGTGGACCTCAACCAAAAAGAGGATGGCGGCTACGCGCTGAGCGTAAAGCTAAGCGTGGAACTCAAGGGCGTTGACAAAGAGAAGGCGAGACAGATGGTGGATGAGGCGCACCAGATTTGCCCCTACTCCATCGGTACACGCGGCAATGTAGAGGTGGAGCTGGAGGTGGTTTAG
- a CDS encoding GNAT family N-acetyltransferase: MENISIRKVTLKDIDQLQKIGRQTFYETFSAGNTEENMKKYLEEGFSTEKVTAELNNENSEFYFASIDDFVIGYLKINFGLSQTELKDDKALEIERIYVLSEYHGKRIGQLLYEKAMQIAKQSNADYIWLGVWEENPRAISFYKKNGFVEFDKHIFKLGDDEQTDIMMKLQLNDR; encoded by the coding sequence ATGGAAAATATAAGCATAAGAAAGGTAACCCTTAAGGATATCGACCAATTGCAAAAGATTGGCAGGCAAACTTTCTATGAAACTTTTTCGGCAGGGAATACAGAGGAAAACATGAAAAAGTATCTGGAAGAAGGATTTTCAACAGAAAAGGTAACTGCTGAACTCAATAACGAAAACTCAGAGTTCTACTTTGCATCAATTGATGATTTTGTAATCGGATATCTGAAAATAAACTTTGGACTGTCTCAAACTGAGTTGAAAGATGACAAAGCCCTTGAGATAGAGCGAATCTATGTGTTAAGTGAATATCATGGAAAACGTATTGGGCAATTGCTTTATGAAAAGGCAATGCAGATTGCTAAACAGTCAAATGCCGACTATATCTGGTTAGGTGTGTGGGAAGAAAATCCAAGAGCAATTAGCTTTTACAAGAAGAATGGCTTTGTGGAGTTTGATAAGCACATCTTCAAATTAGGAGATGATGAGCAGACAGATATAATGATGAAGCTTCAGTTGAATGACAGATAA
- a CDS encoding AI-2E family transporter, producing MNIYRFAKRTTVAGLILLLLAAGLYFAGKHLYFFLLIFAAVLLAVLFCSITNWITAKIHINRGISLFLAVVLVFGFIIGSFWLVAPTVADQFKQLGSTIPQAANKVQDWLSQYGWGNQLLQKVPDDLSVSSLMSGEESSLLSGQGSLFSKVTGFVSSTFSFFVDLLLVIVTALFFAASPKLYTEGFASLFPVRNQNRVLEVLDKCYSTLKAWMVAMLISMTIVGVSTAIAYKIIGIPMAYALAVLAFFSEFIPNIGPWLAAAPAVLVGLTLGTQTAIIVAAVYLAIQLVESYWIIPIVMKRAVELPPALLLFFQVLLGIVQGALGLLLAAPLLAVLMVVIRELWIKDVIKAKPLDAGQAHVHGHGSNDREGTGHARVVEKKVIQKRYPGES from the coding sequence ATGAACATCTACAGGTTTGCAAAACGTACTACTGTTGCCGGGCTCATTCTCCTGCTGCTGGCGGCAGGCTTGTACTTTGCAGGGAAGCACCTCTATTTCTTTCTGCTAATTTTTGCAGCTGTGCTGCTGGCCGTGCTGTTTTGCAGCATCACAAACTGGATAACAGCTAAAATCCACATTAACCGTGGCATCAGCCTTTTTCTGGCCGTAGTGCTCGTTTTTGGCTTTATTATTGGCTCGTTTTGGCTGGTTGCCCCCACAGTGGCAGATCAGTTTAAGCAGCTGGGCAGCACTATTCCGCAGGCGGCCAATAAGGTGCAGGATTGGCTGAGCCAGTACGGCTGGGGCAACCAGCTTCTCCAAAAGGTTCCGGATGACCTGTCGGTTTCCAGCCTGATGTCCGGGGAAGAGTCTTCGCTGCTGTCTGGCCAAGGTTCGCTTTTCTCCAAGGTCACAGGCTTTGTCTCCTCTACGTTTAGCTTTTTTGTGGATTTGCTGCTGGTTATTGTGACAGCGCTCTTCTTTGCCGCTTCGCCAAAGCTGTACACCGAAGGGTTCGCCAGTTTGTTTCCGGTACGCAACCAGAACCGCGTGCTGGAAGTGCTGGACAAGTGCTACAGTACACTAAAGGCCTGGATGGTAGCCATGTTGATCTCCATGACCATTGTCGGCGTCTCTACCGCTATTGCTTATAAAATCATAGGCATCCCCATGGCGTATGCGCTTGCGGTTCTGGCCTTTTTCTCAGAGTTCATTCCCAACATCGGACCGTGGCTGGCAGCCGCTCCGGCGGTATTGGTTGGCCTGACACTGGGCACCCAAACCGCAATTATCGTAGCGGCTGTATACCTGGCCATACAGCTTGTAGAAAGCTACTGGATTATTCCGATCGTAATGAAGCGCGCTGTGGAGCTGCCGCCGGCCCTGCTCCTCTTCTTCCAGGTGCTCCTGGGAATAGTGCAGGGAGCCTTAGGACTTCTGTTAGCTGCACCGCTTTTGGCTGTGCTGATGGTGGTCATTCGGGAACTCTGGATCAAGGATGTCATCAAAGCCAAACCCCTGGATGCCGGCCAGGCCCACGTCCACGGACACGGCTCTAACGACCGTGAGGGGACCGGGCACGCCAGGGTAGTAGAAAAAAAGGTCATCCAGAAGCGGTACCCGGGCGAATCTTAA
- a CDS encoding DUF3987 domain-containing protein encodes MTNNNQTPATAAKAAAVSQQNLSIVLPCNVFPQAVNDYIQQHKNCRGWSKNHSGLSALMAASSAIGNTYKAVGIMDASPSLYGVLVGPPSTAKSDIAEEGLRVISNYQVKLETEYSIKYTEYEQELLYWKSLKPRERQQMGFAKPKEPKLEQALIDKTTPQAFGDALMYNRRSVTFFKDEIASLIRNVNGDMKGDLLKCWKNSWYAYSTKTRGHQKIYTPFLNIFGTTQPKQLEAFTKNMGMESGFSIRFLYAFPESTGAVAYKSVSNSVKQEYYNIIDNLLNLKTCINQHGNPEPTALGFDPVAFRHYETWRVHFSQVAAGGDDLEREIMGKMELYSLRFALILQLMYWAAGEDNKKSIGLRAVEGAIKLTKYFLQSSIMAHQQMVTPAKANSKKVDPISLIGLFNSGESYKSIKAAGIAHERDVSKAIKMFPNLLTQEAKSRLKKFAS; translated from the coding sequence ATGACAAACAACAATCAAACACCAGCTACTGCTGCCAAGGCTGCGGCAGTTAGCCAACAGAACTTATCAATTGTTCTTCCTTGCAATGTATTCCCCCAGGCTGTTAATGATTATATCCAGCAGCATAAGAACTGTCGTGGATGGTCTAAAAACCACTCTGGCTTGTCTGCACTTATGGCTGCTTCATCTGCAATCGGAAACACCTATAAAGCAGTAGGTATAATGGATGCTTCCCCCTCGTTATATGGTGTACTTGTTGGACCACCAAGCACTGCTAAGTCAGATATCGCTGAAGAAGGTTTAAGGGTAATCAGCAATTATCAGGTTAAACTTGAGACTGAGTATAGCATAAAATACACTGAGTATGAACAAGAACTACTCTACTGGAAATCACTTAAGCCGAGGGAAAGGCAACAAATGGGCTTTGCTAAACCCAAGGAGCCAAAACTTGAACAGGCGTTGATTGACAAAACAACTCCACAAGCGTTCGGAGATGCATTAATGTATAACCGCAGGTCTGTCACTTTCTTCAAAGATGAAATTGCAAGCTTAATCAGAAATGTGAATGGGGATATGAAAGGTGACCTACTAAAGTGCTGGAAAAATAGCTGGTATGCCTATAGTACGAAAACAAGAGGACATCAAAAGATATATACACCATTCCTGAATATTTTCGGGACAACCCAGCCTAAACAATTGGAAGCTTTTACGAAAAACATGGGAATGGAGAGTGGGTTCAGCATAAGATTTCTTTATGCCTTCCCTGAAAGTACAGGAGCAGTAGCTTACAAAAGTGTAAGCAATTCAGTAAAACAAGAATATTACAACATTATAGACAACTTACTGAACCTGAAAACTTGTATTAATCAACATGGGAATCCTGAACCTACAGCACTTGGTTTCGACCCTGTAGCTTTTAGGCATTATGAAACTTGGAGAGTGCATTTTTCACAAGTTGCTGCAGGGGGAGATGATTTGGAAAGGGAAATCATGGGCAAGATGGAACTGTACAGCTTACGCTTTGCTCTAATTTTACAGTTGATGTATTGGGCAGCAGGAGAAGATAATAAGAAATCAATAGGTCTAAGGGCTGTGGAAGGGGCTATAAAGCTTACTAAATACTTTCTTCAGTCCTCGATTATGGCACACCAGCAAATGGTAACACCAGCCAAAGCTAACTCTAAGAAAGTCGACCCCATCAGCTTAATCGGTTTGTTCAATAGTGGCGAGTCCTACAAATCAATAAAAGCAGCAGGGATTGCACACGAAAGAGATGTAAGCAAAGCCATCAAAATGTTTCCAAACCTGTTAACACAAGAGGCAAAAAGTAGGCTGAAGAAGTTCGCAAGCTAA
- a CDS encoding recombinase family protein — MKSVIYTRVSSQGQGLSRQINDIKKVEGFEVVKVFSEKVSGFSVKMEDRKQLQAMLRYVTENPDIKVIQVHEISRLGRNTFETLALLKKFEEQRIMLYIHNLNITLNAGNPKDDIFSKLIVTIVSDLARLESEQLSARIRSGIQERKRQGLHTGRLVGTIESKEKFLAKHKDIQKYLVQGMSYSEIKRLCRCGMSTISKVKEHLAEKA; from the coding sequence ATGAAATCAGTTATCTATACACGGGTAAGTTCGCAAGGACAGGGGCTGTCACGGCAAATTAATGACATAAAAAAAGTAGAAGGCTTTGAGGTAGTTAAAGTGTTCTCAGAAAAAGTTTCTGGATTCTCTGTTAAGATGGAAGACAGAAAACAGTTGCAGGCTATGCTGAGGTATGTTACCGAGAACCCTGATATCAAGGTTATACAGGTGCATGAAATTAGTCGATTAGGGAGAAATACCTTTGAGACGCTGGCTTTGCTCAAAAAATTTGAAGAGCAGCGAATAATGCTTTACATACACAACCTAAACATTACCTTAAATGCGGGCAATCCCAAAGATGATATCTTCAGTAAGCTAATTGTAACTATCGTTTCCGACCTTGCACGTCTGGAATCAGAGCAGCTTTCCGCTCGTATCAGAAGCGGTATCCAAGAGCGGAAGCGGCAGGGCTTGCATACAGGCAGGTTGGTCGGCACAATCGAGAGCAAAGAGAAGTTTCTTGCTAAGCATAAGGACATTCAGAAGTACTTGGTTCAAGGTATGAGTTATTCTGAAATTAAAAGGTTGTGCCGATGCGGTATGAGTACTATTAGTAAGGTCAAAGAACATCTTGCAGAAAAAGCTTAG
- the sucC gene encoding ADP-forming succinate--CoA ligase subunit beta, with translation MNIHEYQAKEILKSYGVRIQEGIVAETPDQAVKAAMKLTEETGTGWHVIKAQIHAGGRGKGGGVKLAKNLDQVKEIADQILGMTLVTHQTGPEGKLVQKVLVAQDVYYPGDSEPKEYYLSILLDRAKGQNVIMASTEGGMDIEEVAEKSPEKIIKEWIDPAVGLQGFQARKIAFAFGLEGEAFKEMVKFVTNLYKAYVDTDSSMFEINPVLKTSDNKILAVDAKVDLDDNALFRHKNLAALRDISEEDPLEVEAGEHHLNYVKLDGNVGCMVNGAGLAMATMDIIKLSGGEPANFLDVGGGANAQTVEAGFRIILKDPNVKAILINIFGGIVRCDRVANGVVEAYKNIGDINVPIIVRLQGTNAEEGAKIIDESGLKVYSAVVLKEAAEKVKQVLAGA, from the coding sequence ATGAACATACACGAATATCAGGCTAAAGAAATTTTAAAGAGCTACGGAGTACGTATCCAGGAGGGTATCGTGGCTGAGACGCCAGACCAGGCAGTAAAAGCTGCTATGAAACTGACTGAGGAAACCGGTACAGGCTGGCACGTTATCAAGGCTCAGATCCATGCGGGCGGCCGTGGTAAAGGTGGCGGTGTGAAACTGGCTAAAAATCTGGACCAGGTAAAAGAGATCGCTGACCAGATCCTGGGCATGACACTGGTAACGCACCAGACAGGACCAGAAGGTAAACTGGTACAGAAGGTGCTGGTTGCACAGGACGTGTACTACCCGGGAGACTCTGAGCCAAAAGAGTACTACCTGAGCATCCTGCTGGACCGTGCCAAAGGTCAGAACGTGATCATGGCCTCTACCGAAGGTGGTATGGACATTGAGGAGGTAGCGGAGAAGTCTCCGGAGAAAATCATCAAAGAGTGGATTGACCCGGCCGTAGGGCTGCAGGGCTTCCAGGCTCGCAAGATCGCTTTTGCCTTCGGCTTAGAGGGCGAGGCTTTCAAGGAGATGGTGAAATTCGTAACGAACCTGTACAAAGCATACGTTGACACCGACTCTTCTATGTTCGAGATCAACCCTGTGCTGAAGACTTCAGATAACAAGATTCTCGCTGTTGATGCGAAGGTAGACTTAGACGATAACGCGCTGTTCCGCCACAAGAACCTGGCTGCCCTGCGTGATATCTCGGAGGAGGATCCTTTGGAGGTTGAGGCTGGCGAGCACCACCTGAACTACGTGAAGCTTGACGGTAACGTAGGCTGTATGGTAAACGGTGCAGGTCTGGCTATGGCAACGATGGATATCATCAAGCTTTCTGGCGGTGAGCCTGCTAACTTCCTCGACGTAGGGGGTGGGGCAAACGCACAGACGGTTGAGGCTGGTTTCCGCATCATCCTGAAGGACCCGAACGTGAAGGCGATCCTGATCAACATCTTTGGTGGTATCGTGCGTTGCGATAGAGTTGCCAACGGTGTGGTGGAAGCCTACAAAAACATTGGTGACATCAATGTTCCGATCATTGTTCGCCTGCAAGGTACGAATGCCGAGGAGGGTGCCAAGATCATCGACGAGTCTGGCCTGAAGGTTTACTCTGCCGTAGTACTGAAAGAAGCTGCTGAGAAAGTGAAGCAGGTATTAGCCGGCGCTTAA
- a CDS encoding AI-2E family transporter translates to MLDVYTYSKRVAITAAIVLLVAAGFYMLARHGYFFLLVFAAILLAVLFCGISQWLMAKLNLKRGLSLLLSILLVFGVIATSVYFLAPTIGRQIQEMKGAIPQAVQQVQDWLSNYGWGQRVAQSVPDDMSQVLPKQKTLFSKVSQVFSTTLSIMADFLIVLITAIFLAANPKLYTVGLTKLFAVRHRSRVIQVLGYCYNTLRMWLMAMLLAMTIIGISTAIAFNLLGLPLPFALAFVSFLLAFVPNVGPGIAAIPIGLVGLTVSPQTALYALLLYGVIQFVESYVITPLIFQKTVDLPPALLLFFQVLLGILEGGLGLFLAAPLLAVLMVVVKELYVHDLLEKKPLNASEERTDPGAGSLPAP, encoded by the coding sequence ATGCTTGACGTTTATACGTACTCCAAACGCGTAGCCATAACCGCGGCAATTGTGCTGCTGGTGGCGGCCGGCTTTTACATGCTGGCCCGGCACGGCTACTTTTTTCTGCTGGTGTTTGCCGCCATCCTGCTGGCGGTGCTGTTTTGCGGCATCAGCCAGTGGCTGATGGCCAAGCTGAACCTGAAGAGGGGCCTGAGCCTGCTGCTGTCGATCTTGCTGGTGTTTGGCGTAATAGCCACCTCGGTGTACTTCCTGGCACCCACCATTGGCAGGCAGATACAGGAAATGAAAGGGGCCATCCCCCAGGCGGTACAGCAGGTGCAGGACTGGCTGAGCAACTACGGCTGGGGCCAGCGGGTAGCGCAGAGCGTCCCTGACGACATGAGCCAGGTGCTGCCCAAGCAGAAAACGCTTTTCTCCAAGGTATCGCAGGTTTTCTCCACCACGCTGAGCATCATGGCGGATTTCCTGATCGTGCTGATAACAGCCATTTTCCTGGCCGCCAACCCTAAGCTGTACACCGTTGGGCTTACCAAACTCTTTGCCGTCCGGCACCGCTCCCGCGTTATACAGGTGTTGGGGTACTGCTACAACACCCTTAGGATGTGGCTGATGGCCATGCTGCTGGCCATGACCATTATCGGCATCAGTACCGCTATTGCCTTTAACCTGCTGGGGCTGCCACTGCCCTTCGCACTTGCGTTTGTGTCCTTCCTGCTAGCTTTTGTACCAAATGTAGGCCCCGGTATTGCGGCTATACCCATCGGGCTGGTTGGCCTTACGGTAAGCCCGCAAACTGCGCTGTACGCGCTCCTGCTGTACGGTGTCATCCAGTTTGTTGAGAGCTATGTCATCACACCGCTTATCTTCCAGAAAACGGTGGACCTGCCGCCCGCCCTGCTGCTGTTTTTCCAGGTACTGCTAGGTATTCTGGAGGGAGGTTTGGGCCTGTTTCTGGCAGCTCCGCTGCTGGCCGTGCTCATGGTGGTGGTAAAGGAGCTGTATGTGCACGACTTGTTGGAGAAGAAGCCTCTGAACGCCTCCGAAGAGCGTACGGATCCAGGCGCTGGCAGTCTGCCCGCACCCTAA
- a CDS encoding ABC transporter ATP-binding protein produces MLQVTNIHKKYGSLEVLKGIDLSIATGEVVSIVGASGAGKSTLLHILGTLDTADSGEVFFDDKNIAKMNTAEMARFRNRHIGFIFQFHNLLPEFTALENACLPGFLAGTPEKEVRKRAEELMLMLGLSHRLDHKPSEMSGGEQQRTAVARALINSPKVIFADEPSGNLDSKNAQELHDIFFRLRDEFNQTFVLVTHNEQLADMADRKLVMKDGQIVL; encoded by the coding sequence GTGCTACAGGTAACGAATATCCATAAGAAATACGGTTCGCTGGAGGTGCTCAAAGGCATCGATCTGTCAATTGCCACTGGCGAGGTGGTGTCTATCGTAGGCGCCTCAGGAGCCGGTAAAAGTACGCTGCTGCACATCCTCGGCACCCTGGACACAGCCGACTCCGGCGAGGTCTTTTTCGATGACAAGAACATCGCCAAAATGAACACGGCCGAGATGGCCCGCTTCCGCAACCGCCACATTGGCTTCATCTTCCAGTTCCATAACCTGCTGCCTGAGTTCACCGCGCTGGAGAACGCCTGCCTGCCCGGCTTTCTGGCGGGCACCCCTGAAAAGGAGGTTCGGAAACGGGCAGAGGAACTCATGCTCATGCTGGGCCTGTCGCACCGCCTGGACCACAAGCCTTCCGAAATGTCGGGCGGAGAGCAGCAGCGAACGGCCGTGGCGCGCGCGCTTATTAACTCGCCCAAAGTCATTTTTGCGGATGAGCCAAGCGGTAACCTCGACTCCAAGAACGCACAGGAGCTTCATGATATCTTCTTCCGCCTGCGCGATGAGTTCAACCAAACCTTTGTGCTCGTTACGCACAATGAGCAGCTGGCCGATATGGCAGACCGTAAACTTGTGATGAAAGACGGGCAGATTGTGTTGTAA
- a CDS encoding CBU_0592 family membrane protein, with amino-acid sequence MVSIHKYTREAIGWASAVFSLSAFTLNSMGFISGQSVEYLGMNIIGCFLMILYAVSKKAHASWVLNTIFLLVAVIALVRAYVIG; translated from the coding sequence ATGGTATCAATACATAAGTATACAAGGGAAGCGATAGGTTGGGCAAGCGCAGTGTTCTCGCTTTCGGCTTTCACTCTGAATAGTATGGGATTCATCAGTGGTCAGTCGGTTGAGTATTTAGGAATGAACATAATCGGCTGTTTTTTGATGATTCTGTACGCAGTATCCAAGAAGGCACATGCAAGTTGGGTGCTGAACACTATTTTTCTGTTAGTCGCTGTAATTGCATTAGTTCGGGCTTATGTGATAGGGTGA